A window of the Carassius gibelio isolate Cgi1373 ecotype wild population from Czech Republic chromosome B16, carGib1.2-hapl.c, whole genome shotgun sequence genome harbors these coding sequences:
- the LOC127974468 gene encoding syndecan-2-B: MRNIWIFLTLSAAICFSSDKVLVSGQSPASTDDIYLDDQQSGDYPLDDDDFTSGSGSGSSDTDNYEDTSTVNVRFPEFKAGSTQHPVYSSSPSSESSISKEMDKISTDPWIDADVVPEISDNQTEKPQVTVEATSSLSVVQDDNMHQELHTENLFKRTEVLAAVIAGGVIGLLFAIFLILLLVYRMRKKDEGSYDLGERKPPSSAYQKAPSKEFYA; this comes from the exons AACATTTGGATATTCCTGACACTTTCAGCAGCTATCTGCTTCTCCAGCGACAAG GTACTGGTTTCTGGTCAGTCCCCTGCCTCAACTGATGACATCTATTTGGATGACCAGCAGTCTGGTGACTACCCTTTAGATGATGATGACTTCACTTCTGGTTCAGGATCAG GTTCAAGTGACACAGATAACTATGAAGACACTTCCACGGTAAATGTGAGGTTCCCAGAATTCAAAGCAGGGTCTACTCAGCATCCTGTCTACAGCAGCAGCCCCAGCTCAGAGTCCTCCATTTCCAAAGAGATGGACAAAATCAGCACAGACCCATGGATTGATGCAGACGTTGTACCAGAG ATCTCTGACAATCAGACAGAAAAGCCCCAGGTCACTGTTGAAGCCACCAGCTCACTGAGTGTTGTACAAGATGACAACATGCATCAGGAGCTTCACACAGAAAATCTCTTCAAGAGGACAGAAGTGCTGGCAG CGGTTATAGCCGGCGGAGTGATTGGCTTACTGTTTGccatcttcctcatcctccttCTGGTGTACCGCATGAGAAAGAAGGACGAGGGGAGCTACGACCTTGGAGAGCGCAAGCCTCCCAGCTCAGCCTATCAGAAGGCTCCGAGTAAAGAGTTCTACGCCTGA